The Streptomyces sp. NBC_00335 DNA window TCCAAGTCGTCGGCCTCCGCGCGGCAGGGCCCGCACCACGATCCCCAGACGTTGAGGACGACGACCTGGCCCCGGAACCCGGCGAGGCCGACCGGCTTTCCGTCCAGGTCGGCGCCCGCCAGCGCGGGCGCCTGCGGTCGGGCGCCCGCGTCCACGACCGCCGCCGCGGCCATGGGTCTGACTGCAACGCTCCCCGGTCCGGACGGCTGCCCACCGCCGCCGTCGCCGTCGTCGTCGGAGGCCGCGCCCGCAGCGGCGTAGAGGCACCCGGCGAGGGCCACCGCGAGCGCGGCACCGGCCAGGGCGGTGGGGCGCGGGACCGCTCGTCTCATGACGCCCACTGGCGGAGGAAGGAGCCGATGCCGTCCGCGGTCAGGGCGGGGTTGCCGGTGACGTGCGTGTCGGTGCGCACGGTGCCGGACGGCGAGACCACGACCAGCACGGGCATCTTGTAGGTCCCGCCCGAGGGGCTGTACTTGCGCAGGAGGGCGGAGTTGGCGGAGCTGTTGCCGCCGATGTCCACCTTGACCAGGTGGTACGAGGCTCCGAGGATCGATGCCGTCTTGGGCTGGGCGAACACCTTGTCGGCCGCCTTGCAGTTGCCGCACCAGTTGGCGCCGAAGTCGAGCAGCACCATCCGCCCGTCGGTCTTGGCCGCGCGCAGCGCGGCGTCGATCAGCTTCTGCGCGTCGGCCGAACTGTCGTAGCCGGGGCCGGGTATCCGGGCCGCCGGGGCGGGCGCGGCGGAGGTGCGGGACGGCTTGGGGGCGGGCTTGGCGGGCTGGGCGCGCGAGGGGGTGGGCGAGGCGCCGGCGGCGGTACTGGCCGACGCGGATGCGGACGGCGACGGCGACGGCGACGCGGACGGCGTGGCGGACCCGGTCGAGGACGCCTCGGCGGACGCCGACTCCGTGCCGGCCGGAAGGGCCTGCGAGGACTGTCCGGCCGTCGTCGGCGCGGCGGCGCCGACGGACTGGGTGGACGAAGGACCGCACGCTGCGGTCAGCCCGGCGGCGAGCACGGCCGCGGTCACCAGGGGGAGCCGCACGCCCAGCGGCACGGCGGAGCGCGGGCTCGTCGTACGGCGGGCTGCGCGGACGGGTCGGAGTATGCGAGAAGTCATGACGAAGACACCCCAAGGCACGGTTCGGACTACGGGAAGCGCGAGACGCCTTCCGGATCGGTGGAGCCGGTGGCGCGACGGCTCGTCGGGCGCCGGGGCAGGTGTGCCCGGGCGCCGGAGGCCGCTCGGCTGACGCGAGCATAGGACGGCCGGGGGCCACCGGAACCGGATGCGCGTGATCTTGAGGTTCCCCTAAGGAACAGCTCACCTTCCGCTTCACCGGGGTCCGGGCGATGGGCGTGCAGAAGGGGGTGAAATCCGTAAAGGGGATCAGGGGGGCGAGTGGTGCGGACCGGTCAGAAGGAGGTCTCGCGCACGCTGGCCCGCGCCGACGGGGTGATCGTCGCCGTGATGACCGAGCGGTGGTTCGCGCTGGTGAAGGTGACGGTCAGGGTGTCGTCCGCGGTCTGCGACGTGCCGGCCTTGTATCCCCGGCCGGGTACGGCCGAGATCAGGCACACGCCGCGGCTGCCGTAGCGCACGGTGACCTTGCCGCCCTCCGAGGGGACGGTGTGCAGGCCCGGTCCGCCCTCGGCGCAGTCGACGGATGGCTTGGGCGCTGTCGGCCGGGGCGTTCCCGGCGAGGCCTTGACCGAAGTGGGCGTCGCGGCCGGGGAGGACGGCCGAATGGTCGCGGAGGGCGAACCGCTGGGGGTGGGGCTCGGGGACTGCGGGCTCGGCGACTGCCCCTGCGACGCCTGCCAGGCCGGCGGAGTGTCGACGACCATGGGGGCGGACCGCGCGACCGGAGGCGTGTGCCTGGTCGAACCGACCACGAACTGGACCGTGGCGAGCACGGCGGTCACGCTGGCGGCGGTGCACGACAGCCATATGAGCAAGTAGCGCGGAATTCGGGGCACGGCCCCATAGTGACCGACCCGGCGGGCCGCCCGTCACCGCCTCCCCCGTAAGAACGCGGCCTGCCGGCCGGACCCCGGCCGGACCCCGATCCGGCCGGGAACGCCGACGTCCTCCCGGCCCGCGTACGGGCCAGGAGGACGTGTTGCCGGGCCCCGTGGGGGCGGGCCCGGAGGAGAGTGGCAGGTGGGGGTGACGGGCGGGAGTGAGGGGTGGGAGCGAGAGGGTGGGAGCGAGAGGTGGGAGTTCCTACCTCGGCGCTCCGAAGTTCTGTGTCCACCAGGGGCCGCCGTCGCCCTTGTGGAAACCTATGCCGATCTCCTTGAACCCGCAGTTGAGGATGTTGGCCTTGTGGCCGGGGCTGTTCATCCACGCGTTCATGACCGCGGCGGCGTCCGACTGCCCGCGGGCTATGTTCTCCCCCAGCCGGGACCAGCCGTATCCGGCGGCTTCCACGCGGGTGGTCATGGTGGAGCCGTCGGGGCCGGTGTGGGACATGACCCCGCTGCGGGCCATCGTGTCGCTGTACGCCCGCGCCGCGGCACTCAGCTTGGCGTTCACGGTCAGCCCACCGCAACCGGCGGCGGCCCGCTCCTTGTTGACCAGGGACAGGACCGCGGACTCCACGCCGGACGCACCGGAGGAGCCGCCCGAACCGCCGGAACCACCGGACCCACCGGAACTGCCCGAACCGCCGCCGCCGGTGGTCGCGGCGGGCGTACGGGTCGGCGGCTTCGGCTTGGCGGCCGGGGTGGATGCCGCGGAGGCCGGGCGGCTCTCCGTCGCCGTCTTCGTGGGCGAGGCCGATCCCGAGGCGGAGGGGGTGGGCGTCGCGGACGGCATCGCACCCGTCGCCGACGCGGCGTCGGCGGAGAGCGTGGGGGCGGCGGACGAGGGACTTGCCGTCGCCCGCTCACCACCGGAACCCGCCGCCGCGGCCTTCGCCCCGGTCGCACGTGCGCCCTCGCCGGAATCGGCCACCGCGACTCCGACCGCCACCACCGCGGCCGCCGTGCCGAGGGACAGCACGATGCGCGTGCGCACCGTCTTCTTCCGTCGCGCCTCGACGCGGGACGGGGCTCCGGGGGTTCGGCTGCGGCTCATGCCTGTGGCACCTCTCGGCGAGAAGGGAGGACGGGTCCCTGAGCGTAGGCCGATGACCAGCGAAAACGGGGGTCCGGAGGCGTTCTTCAAGGTCCCTTAAGGAAGCCCGCAGACTCGGCACAGGAACGCCGTAGGAACTCGACCGTCCGGGCACCCGCCGGCCCGCGCGGCAGCACGGCCACCTCACCCCGCGCGAGGGCCTACGCCTGCGGCGTCATCGCCGCTCACCGGCCTGCTTCGCCTTGGCGGCTATGTCTTCGAGCACCACCTTGGGGTCTCCGCCCGGTTCCACGGCGCGGCCGATGTTGCGCTTGATGGTGTCGCTGACCGCCATCCACGACGGGTCGTTGACCGGGTAGAGCCGGGCGCTGCGCAGCGCGGTGAGGAACTCGGCGTCGGTCTTGTCCATGCCGTCGCTGCCGGCCAGGGCTCGCGAGGCCGAGACGGTCGACGGCAGCAGGTGGTAGCGGCCGGCGAACTCCGACAGGTTCTCGTCCTCGTAGACGAACTCCAGGAACTTGCCGATCTCGGCGCGCTTTCCGTTCTGCTTGAACGCCATCATCCAGTCGGCCACCCCGACCGCCGGCGGTGTCTCGTCGGAGCCGAGGGTGTCCGAGACCGGCATCGGAACGGTGCCGACGCCGATGCCCTTGGCGCGCGCCTCGTGGTAGAGGGAGGGGTAGCCGTTGAGCATGCCGACCTCGCCGCGCAGGAAGGCGGCGAAGGCGTCGGCGCGGTTGAGCTGGGACGGCGGGGTGGGGCCGGTCAGGCCGGGGGTGACCAGTTGGTCCTTCACCCAGTTCCACGTCTTGACGTTGCGGTCGGACGCCAGGCTGTAGTCGCCGCTGCTGTCGGCGTACCCGCCTCCGTTGCTGAGCTCCCAGATCATCGTCTCGGCGTGCGCCTCCTCCGGGCCCAGCGGCAGGGCGTACGGGTACTTCACGCCCTTGGCCTTCAACGCCTTGGCGGCGGCCTTGAGTTCGCTCCAGGTTTCGGGGGCCTTGATGCGGGCCTTGTCGAACAGGGCCTCGTTGTAGAAGAGCAGGCGGCTGCTCGCCACGAACGGCAGGCCGTAGAGGCTGCTGCCGACGGAGCCCGCGTCGGCGAGCGGGGCGAGGAAGTTCGCCTCGGCGTTGACCGAGAGGAGTTCCTCCGCGGAGTAGAGCCGGTCCTGCGCGGCGAAGTCCGAGTAGGAACCCATGAGGGCCATGTCCGGCGCCTTGCCGTCCCTGACCATGGCGGTGACCTCGCGGTCGATGTCGGCCCACGGAAGCAGCCTGACCTCGATCTTGATACCGGGGTTGGCGGCGGTGAAGTCACTGGTCACCTTGGACCAGAAGACCTCGGAACTGGTGGCCGGAGTGTCCCCGTACTCGGCGGCCACCAGGAACAGGGTCCCGTCGTCGCCCGCACCGCCCGGGGAGGTCCCGCATCCGGAGAGTGGTACCAGCAGACCGAGTACGGCCGCGGTGGCGGCCCGCACGAGGATCCTTCGTCGCATGGGTGTGTTCCCTTGATGTTCTTCGGATTCCGTCACTGCTCACGTCGCATCGGGCCGGAGGCTGTTCCGTCGCTACCCGATGGCCGGGATTCTCTCCACGTCATGACGCGTTTGGTGTACCCGGACGAACATGTGTGGGAGATGACCCAAACCGGGCGCTTCCGGATTGTGCGTTCCCACGAGTACTTGACGGATCGGACGCGCGTAGAACACTGGAACACTCGTTTCAGGCAAGCAAGTGGGCTTCGGTGCACCCAGACCCTGGGGCATCAGTCGGTCCAGATGTCCAGCAGTTCGTTTGCCGCACGGAAATGGTCGGGCGCATCCACGTTGCACACGACGGTGACGGCGGTACTGCGGTCCGGGCTCACCTTGAAGGTGCTGTGAAACCCCTCCCAGTCGCCGCGGTGCACCAGGCTCTTGTCGGGGAGGACGAGGATCCCGGCTCCGTACCGCCCTTCCTCGATGCCGCGCGGACGCAGGACGTCGCCCACGCTCACCGATCCCTGCGTGACCCCGGTGAGCAGTTCCGGTCCACCGATGCGACCGGTGCGGTAGTTGTCGGCCCAGCGGACCATTTCCCCGGGGTCGGTCTGGACGGACCCGTCTCCGTACTGTTTCCAGGGGGAGGAAGTGGGAGTGAAGGAGCCGTCCTTCTCCTCGTACGACTTCGCCTTCCCGGGAACGTCCACCGCCGGGGACAACGTCATGCGCAGCTGCAGTGGGGTGAAGAACTCCTGCTGGACGAAGGTGGGGAACGGCTTGCCGGTGACCCGTTCGACGACGTGCGCCAGGAGGATGTAGTTGGAGTTGGAGTAGGAGAAGCGCTTGCCCGGCGGATCTTCCGGCTGCGAGGCGAGGATGGCGGCGATCGCTTCCTTCTGACCGGCCGGATCCGTCAGCTGGACTCCCTTGGCCTCCAGCAGATCCTGGTAGTCGGTTATGCCGCTGGTGTGACGCATGAGGTCGCCCAGGGTGACGTTCCGCATCCAGGCTGGCGGGTCATCGAAGAACTCGGACAGCGGGTCGCTCAGCGCGAGTTGGTGCCGTCCGGCCAGCAAGAGGACGGCATCCGAGGTGAATTGCTTGGAGTTGGATGCCATGTCGAAGACCGTCTTCGAGGTGATGGCGCGCCCTGTCGCCAGATCGGCCTTCCCCTTCCCCGCTTCCCAGACGACGTTCCCCCGCACGCCGACAGCTGCCGCACAGCCCGGGCCGTCAGGAGAAGGCACCAGCTGCCGGAGAACATCCGCGCTGCGCTTCTCCCGGTCATCGCCGGTCGCGTAGGCCTGCTGCGGACTTGCGGCACCGGTCAGCAGGACCACGACCACGGCGCCCCCGGCCGCGCACCATGACGCCATCCGATTCACGGACACCACCTTCTTCTTCCGCCGGGACGTCCACGAGCCACGAGCGGAGCCGCCTTGGCTATCGGAAGGTTCAGCGATGCGGCGCCGCCGAAGAAGGGACGACCGTCACCGGGTCTCCGCCCTGCGGTGGCCGGGGCGCAACACACACCATCAACGCTACCGGGTGGCCCGAAGACGCGCGCGCCTGCAACACGGCCGCGAAGACGTCCTCTCAGGCTGCGGCCGACGTGCGCGCGGGCACGCGCGCGGATGCGCGTACGAGCGCCCCGCAGTAGCGTGGAAGAGGTGCGTTCCGCCCAAAACGCTGCGGCCTGGCCCCGGCAGGGCCGCCGATGCCGGCAGAGGAACGGGATCACATGCCAAAGCACAGCGTCCCCGCGGTGACTGCCGCAGCCGCCCTGCTCTGTCTGGCGGCACTCGGCTCCACACCCAGCAGCGCCGCGCCACGAGCATCCCAGCCCGTTGGGCAGCCCAGCCCGGTGGCCCCGCGCTTCGTACCCGGTGCCTGTCCGAAGACACCCGAGCCGATCGAAGCGCTGAGTACCGCGCAGTGCGGCCGCCTCCAGGTCCCCGAGAACCGCTCCACCCCCGGGAGCCGCACCATAGACCTGGCCGTTGCACGGATTCCGGCCGCCTCCGCGAAGCCCGGCGCCGACCCGGTGGTGTTCATGGCGGGCGGCCCCGGTGCCGATACCTTCGACGACATCCCCTTCCTCGTCGACTCCGGCCTGAACAAGGACCGCGAGCTGATCGTCATGGCCCAGCGCGGCAACCTCTACGACCGGCCGAACCTCGCCTGCCCGGAGGTCGACCGGTTCAACGCGCAGGCCGTGGGCCTGGGTTACGACGCACAGGAGGCGGAACAGCTCTTCCTGAAAGCGGTGAAGGAGTGCCGGGACCGCCTGACGGCCGACGGCACCGACCTCAGCGCCTACAACAGCACCGAGAACGCCGCCGACTTCGCCGACCTACGCAAGGCGCTGGACATCCCCCGGTGGAACGTCTACGGCTACTCCTACGGCAGCAACCTGGCCCTCACGTACCTGCGCCTGCACCCCGAGGGGATCCGCGCGGTGGCGCTCGACTCGGTCGCGCCCTCCCAGTTCGTGACCCTGCCGTGGACATGGGGCAGCACCGCCGAGGGCATCCGCAACATCTTCGAGGCGTGCGCTGCCCAGCCCGCCTGCAAGGACCGGTACCCGGACCTCCCGGGCCTGCTGACGGAGCAGGTGAGCAAGCTGGAGGCCGCCCCCCTGACGCTCGACGTCACACCGAAGGACGGGGGGCAACCGGTCAAGACCGTCCTCGACGGGGGCGCCCTGCTGAATCTGATCGTCGCCTTCACCCCCCGGCCCAAAGACATCCCGGCGGCGCTCGATGAACTGGGCAACGGAAACCCGGAGCGGTTCGCGCAGGCCCGCGCGGCCGGTTCGGTGCAGAAGGTCGGCGAGTTCGCGCACGGCCTGACGAACTCGATAGCGTGCAGCGAATGGGCTCCGGGGTACTCGGAATCCGACGTGCTCAAGGCGGGGCAGAAGGCCTACCCGGGGTGGCCGGACTCGGTCCTGGCCCAGGCGCCGCAACTTCCCTTCCAATATCCGGCATGCGGAGTCTGGAACGTTCCGGATCGCGCGGAGATCCAGCGGGTGCCCACCTTCAGCTCGGTGCCGGCGCTCGTCGTCTCCGGCACGTTCGACGTGAAGACCGGAGCGAGTTGGGCGCAGGGCGTAGCCCGGAACCTGTCCGGCTCGACCGCCGTGCAGGTGCCCGGAATCGGCCACTGGGTGGTCCCGCAGTCGCCTTGCGCGCAAAGCGTGCTGGCCTCGTTCTTCGTCAACCCGACGGCCCCCGACACGAGTTGCGTGGACGATCTGGAGCCCCAGCCGTTCACGATCATCCCGAAGTAACCGGGAGAGCAGATGACACGCCACCACGCGCCCCGTCGTCGGCGCACCGTACGACGACTCCTCGCCCCGTCGGCCGGCATGGCGGCCGGTCTCCTCGTCACCGGCATGCTCACGGCGCCCGCCCAGGCACAGCCCCGCGCCGACGACGGCGCCGGAGCGCCGATCGGCACGGTGGCCCGGACGGTGGGCGACGCCACCTTCACTCCAGGGCCCTGCCCGAAGACCACGGAACCCATCGAGGAACTGAAGGACGCCCGCTGCGGAACGCTCACCGTGCCCGAGAACCGCGCCGAGCCGAGCAGCCGAACGATCAAGCTCGGTGTCGCGATCGTGCCCGCGGTGGCCGACACGCCCAAACCCGACCCCGTCGTGTGGCTCGCGGGCGGACCGGGCGACGACGCGGTGGGAGAGGCGAAGATGGCCGTCGACGGCGGCCTGAACCGCGACCGTGACCTGATCCTCATGTCCCAGCGCGGTACGTACTCCGCCGACCCGGAGCTCCTCTGCCCCAACGTCGACGAGTTCAACGGACAGGTGATCAGCCTCGTCTACGACGCTCCGTCCACCGAGCGCCTGCACGTCGAGGCCACGAAGGCCTGCCGCGACAAGCTGGCGGCCCGCGGGGTCGACCTCAGTGCCTACAACGACACCGAGAGCGCCGCCGACTACGACGCCCTGCGCACGGCGCTGGGCATCAAACAGTGGAACCTGTACGGCATTTCCTACGGCACCCACTTGGCGCTGGTCTCCATGCGCCTGCACCCCGAGGGACTCCGCTCGGTGGGCATCGACGGCATCCTGCCGCCGTCCCGGTCCGGGTCGGCCTCGACCTGGAGCAGCTTCCGGCAGGGCGTCGAGGGCCTGTTCAAGGCCTGCGCGGACCAGCCGGCCTGCAACGAGCGCTATCCGAACCTGCCCTCCACCTTCGAGAAGCTCGTCAGCGACCTCGAAGCCAAGCCGGTCACCACCACCGTCACGCGCCCCGGCAGCGAGGAGCCGGTCAAGGTCGTGATCGACGGCGGAACCCTGGTGAACTGGCTGACCTCCGCCACCCACACGGCCGAGGCCGTACCGCTCTCCCTCGACGAGCTGGCGAACGGCAACCCGCAGCGGATCGCCCAGCAGTGGGCGGGCTGGAGGCTCAACCCCAAGGGCATCGGCGTGGTGTCGCACGGCCTCGCTTACGGCATCTTCTGCAGCGAGTGGACTCCGTACGAGAGCAAGGACGCGGCGCTCCAGGGCGGGCGGAAGGAGTTCCCGTCGTTCCCCGCCTCGGTGCAGGCCCAGGCCCCGCTGCTGACCTTCCTCCCTGCTGACTGCGAAGCCTGGAACGTCCCCGCGGCCGCGCCCTCGATCCGTGACGTCACGACGAGCGACATCCCCACCCTCGCCCTGTCGGGTTCGTTCGATGCCCAGACCGGCGCCGACAACGGCCCGTACGTCGCCCGGACGTTGAGCAAGGCGAAGGTCGTCACGATCCCCTACGAACCCCACGTGGTGATCGCCACGTCGAAGTGCGCCCAGGAGATCGCCGTCTCGTTCTTCGACACCCCCGACACCCCGAAGACCGAATGCCTGAAGGACCTCGCCCCACCCAAGTTCGAGACCACTCCCTAACCACTCCCTGACCACTCCCTGAGGTCCCACCTCGCCGGAGTCACCATGACGCCCACCTGGGAAGCACGTCACCCACCTCGCTCCGGGGCTTCGCTCCTGGCGGTCCTGCTCCCCCTCGCGGTCCTGATCGTGATGGCGGTGGCCCTGGGGTCGTGGTTGCAGTACACCGAGCGGCAGCGGCTCGACACGGTCCACACGGTCGGATCCCAGGCCACCGACCGGGTGGACGTGGAGGCCGACGTCCAACGCGTCGACGCCGCGGCCAGAGAACTGGCGCTACGGGTACGGGTCACCGCGCGCGGGACCCTCGGCGAGGAGGCGGGGACCGCCCCGGTGGCCGATCTCAGCCTCCAGACCTCCGCGCAGACCCTCGGCGACCTGGATTTCACGGCGCACGAGCGGCTCACGATCAGGGACGTGCGGGTGGCGCTCACGGACGGATCGATCAGCGACTATCCGTTCGACACCTACAAGACCGACATCGCCTTCTGGGCGCAGCTGGACGGCGAACAGGTGCCGGTGCGGGTGCTGTTCTCCAACGACGACCCGCTCTTCTCGATCTCCGCGACACCCGCCCCGGCCGGGCAAGAGGCCGCCGGCGTGGCGCTGGGGCTGTCCCGATCGGGCAGCCTGCTCGTCTTCACGGTCTTCATGATGATCGTGATGTGGGCGCTGGCGGCGTCCGTGCTCATCGGCGCCTGGTACGTGACGACCCGCAGGGAAGGCCTGGTCTGGGCCGCCCTGGGCTGGATGGCCGCCACCCTGTTCGCCCTCTCGGCCTTCCGCAACAACGCCCCCGGCACGCCCCCGATCGGCTGCGTACTCGACTGGTTCGCCTTCCTGTGGGCCGAAACCATCATCGCCCTCTGCCTCATCACCGTAGTCATCACGGGCGTCCACACCGCCCTCCAACACGACGACCCCCCATAGCGACTCACGGGACGCGCCGAGGCCCCGCCAGAACGAATTCTGGCGGGGCCTCGGCCTTCGGTCCGGCTGCTCGGGTCATCAGCGATCCCCGCGGCCACGACGGCTCGTACAGCGATCACCACCCGTCCACGACCAACACGAACCCGGCCGCAGGGGTCGGCAGTGCTCAGGGCGCTTCGACCAGCGGGGGCTCCCCCATGGGGATGGTCAGCGCCTCGCGCAGGGCGCCGACCGCGTCGGCGCCGATGCGTTGCGCCAGGACGCCTTCGATGACGGTGAGGGTCTCCCGGGCGCGTCGGTGTACGCGCGCGCCCTCCGCCGTCGGGCGGATCAGGCGGCTGCGGGCGGAGGCGGGGTCGGGTGTCTGCTCCAGCAGGCCCAGGCCGATGAGGGCGTGCACCGCCTGGTGGGCGGTCTGCCGGGTGACGCCCATCCGGCGGGCCAGGCCCGAGACCGTGGTGCCCTCTTCGTCGAGGGCGGCGAAGACGGCCGCCTGCCCGACGGTGACCGGCTGCTCGCCGGCGGCCCGCATGCTGGCCAGCAACGCGTCGTCGAACCAGCGCTTGGCCTCGGTGAGCAGCTGGGGCAGGTTGGGTGCGGGGGTGGTCATGGTTCCTCGGGGGACGGGGATTCGAGGATAGCGACCGTACGGGGACTCCCCCCGAGATTAATGTCAGGTAACCTGACACACCTCGTCCCGTCGTGCCGGAGGTTCTCATGACCATGGAGTTCGCCCGTCCCAGCCGCCCGCGGTCGCACATCCCGGCCGAGCCCGGGAAGCCGTACTTCATCGAGAAGGGCATGGGCGACCGCGCCCACCTGTTCACCGACCTGGTCACCGTCTACGCGGGCGGCGAGCAGACCGAGAACGCCTTCAACTTCTTCACCGTCGAGGGGCCCAGGGGCGAGGTGATCCCCGCGCACGTCCACTCCGACACCTACGAGGTCTTCTACATCACCGACGGCGCGGTGCGGCTGTTCGTCGAGGACCTCGCGGGTGAGCAGCACGAAAGGCTGCTCACCGCAGGCGACTTCGGCTTCGTACCGAAGAACTGCCCGCACGCCTACCGCATCGAGCGCCACCACAGCCGGGTCGTCGGCGTGGCCGCGGGACCCGGCGGCACCTTCGAGCGGTTCTTCGAGAGCCTCGGCGTCCCGACCGAGGAACTCGGCCTGCCCCCCGAGCCGTACGTACCGCGGCCGCAGCAGTTCGCCACCGTGCCGGAGCGGTACGACGTGCGCTTCCTGCCCGGACACCAGTGGCGCACGGGGAGCTGATCCCGTGCCGCTGACGCCCGGCCTCGCCGCGTTCCTCGCGCCGCCCGCCCCCGAGCGGCTGCCGCTTCCGCCCGCCGCGCACCCCGCTCCCGGCGTACGGGTGCTGCGCGGGGTCCCGTACGCCTACCG harbors:
- a CDS encoding TlpA disulfide reductase family protein; protein product: MRRAVPRPTALAGAALAVALAGCLYAAAGAASDDDGDGGGGQPSGPGSVAVRPMAAAAVVDAGARPQAPALAGADLDGKPVGLAGFRGQVVVLNVWGSWCGPCRAEADDLERLSAQTRAQGVRFLGINTRDRDRAAAQSFVRAHGLGFPSLHDPSGELLLRFPPALLNPQTIPSTLVIDRRGRIAVSIGGAVTDEQLRPLVARVAQETS
- a CDS encoding thioredoxin family protein; the protein is MTSRILRPVRAARRTTSPRSAVPLGVRLPLVTAAVLAAGLTAACGPSSTQSVGAAAPTTAGQSSQALPAGTESASAEASSTGSATPSASPSPSPSASASASTAAGASPTPSRAQPAKPAPKPSRTSAAPAPAARIPGPGYDSSADAQKLIDAALRAAKTDGRMVLLDFGANWCGNCKAADKVFAQPKTASILGASYHLVKVDIGGNSSANSALLRKYSPSGGTYKMPVLVVVSPSGTVRTDTHVTGNPALTADGIGSFLRQWAS
- a CDS encoding CAP domain-containing protein — its product is MSRSRTPGAPSRVEARRKKTVRTRIVLSLGTAAAVVAVGVAVADSGEGARATGAKAAAAGSGGERATASPSSAAPTLSADAASATGAMPSATPTPSASGSASPTKTATESRPASAASTPAAKPKPPTRTPAATTGGGGSGSSGGSGGSGGSGGSSGASGVESAVLSLVNKERAAAGCGGLTVNAKLSAAARAYSDTMARSGVMSHTGPDGSTMTTRVEAAGYGWSRLGENIARGQSDAAAVMNAWMNSPGHKANILNCGFKEIGIGFHKGDGGPWWTQNFGAPR
- a CDS encoding extracellular solute-binding protein, whose translation is MRRRILVRAATAAVLGLLVPLSGCGTSPGGAGDDGTLFLVAAEYGDTPATSSEVFWSKVTSDFTAANPGIKIEVRLLPWADIDREVTAMVRDGKAPDMALMGSYSDFAAQDRLYSAEELLSVNAEANFLAPLADAGSVGSSLYGLPFVASSRLLFYNEALFDKARIKAPETWSELKAAAKALKAKGVKYPYALPLGPEEAHAETMIWELSNGGGYADSSGDYSLASDRNVKTWNWVKDQLVTPGLTGPTPPSQLNRADAFAAFLRGEVGMLNGYPSLYHEARAKGIGVGTVPMPVSDTLGSDETPPAVGVADWMMAFKQNGKRAEIGKFLEFVYEDENLSEFAGRYHLLPSTVSASRALAGSDGMDKTDAEFLTALRSARLYPVNDPSWMAVSDTIKRNIGRAVEPGGDPKVVLEDIAAKAKQAGERR
- a CDS encoding serine hydrolase domain-containing protein, translated to MASWCAAGGAVVVVLLTGAASPQQAYATGDDREKRSADVLRQLVPSPDGPGCAAAVGVRGNVVWEAGKGKADLATGRAITSKTVFDMASNSKQFTSDAVLLLAGRHQLALSDPLSEFFDDPPAWMRNVTLGDLMRHTSGITDYQDLLEAKGVQLTDPAGQKEAIAAILASQPEDPPGKRFSYSNSNYILLAHVVERVTGKPFPTFVQQEFFTPLQLRMTLSPAVDVPGKAKSYEEKDGSFTPTSSPWKQYGDGSVQTDPGEMVRWADNYRTGRIGGPELLTGVTQGSVSVGDVLRPRGIEEGRYGAGILVLPDKSLVHRGDWEGFHSTFKVSPDRSTAVTVVCNVDAPDHFRAANELLDIWTD
- a CDS encoding alpha/beta hydrolase, producing the protein MPKHSVPAVTAAAALLCLAALGSTPSSAAPRASQPVGQPSPVAPRFVPGACPKTPEPIEALSTAQCGRLQVPENRSTPGSRTIDLAVARIPAASAKPGADPVVFMAGGPGADTFDDIPFLVDSGLNKDRELIVMAQRGNLYDRPNLACPEVDRFNAQAVGLGYDAQEAEQLFLKAVKECRDRLTADGTDLSAYNSTENAADFADLRKALDIPRWNVYGYSYGSNLALTYLRLHPEGIRAVALDSVAPSQFVTLPWTWGSTAEGIRNIFEACAAQPACKDRYPDLPGLLTEQVSKLEAAPLTLDVTPKDGGQPVKTVLDGGALLNLIVAFTPRPKDIPAALDELGNGNPERFAQARAAGSVQKVGEFAHGLTNSIACSEWAPGYSESDVLKAGQKAYPGWPDSVLAQAPQLPFQYPACGVWNVPDRAEIQRVPTFSSVPALVVSGTFDVKTGASWAQGVARNLSGSTAVQVPGIGHWVVPQSPCAQSVLASFFVNPTAPDTSCVDDLEPQPFTIIPK
- a CDS encoding alpha/beta fold hydrolase, producing the protein MTRHHAPRRRRTVRRLLAPSAGMAAGLLVTGMLTAPAQAQPRADDGAGAPIGTVARTVGDATFTPGPCPKTTEPIEELKDARCGTLTVPENRAEPSSRTIKLGVAIVPAVADTPKPDPVVWLAGGPGDDAVGEAKMAVDGGLNRDRDLILMSQRGTYSADPELLCPNVDEFNGQVISLVYDAPSTERLHVEATKACRDKLAARGVDLSAYNDTESAADYDALRTALGIKQWNLYGISYGTHLALVSMRLHPEGLRSVGIDGILPPSRSGSASTWSSFRQGVEGLFKACADQPACNERYPNLPSTFEKLVSDLEAKPVTTTVTRPGSEEPVKVVIDGGTLVNWLTSATHTAEAVPLSLDELANGNPQRIAQQWAGWRLNPKGIGVVSHGLAYGIFCSEWTPYESKDAALQGGRKEFPSFPASVQAQAPLLTFLPADCEAWNVPAAAPSIRDVTTSDIPTLALSGSFDAQTGADNGPYVARTLSKAKVVTIPYEPHVVIATSKCAQEIAVSFFDTPDTPKTECLKDLAPPKFETTP
- a CDS encoding DUF4436 family protein, with amino-acid sequence MTPTWEARHPPRSGASLLAVLLPLAVLIVMAVALGSWLQYTERQRLDTVHTVGSQATDRVDVEADVQRVDAAARELALRVRVTARGTLGEEAGTAPVADLSLQTSAQTLGDLDFTAHERLTIRDVRVALTDGSISDYPFDTYKTDIAFWAQLDGEQVPVRVLFSNDDPLFSISATPAPAGQEAAGVALGLSRSGSLLVFTVFMMIVMWALAASVLIGAWYVTTRREGLVWAALGWMAATLFALSAFRNNAPGTPPIGCVLDWFAFLWAETIIALCLITVVITGVHTALQHDDPP
- a CDS encoding MarR family winged helix-turn-helix transcriptional regulator, with product MTTPAPNLPQLLTEAKRWFDDALLASMRAAGEQPVTVGQAAVFAALDEEGTTVSGLARRMGVTRQTAHQAVHALIGLGLLEQTPDPASARSRLIRPTAEGARVHRRARETLTVIEGVLAQRIGADAVGALREALTIPMGEPPLVEAP
- a CDS encoding quercetin 2,3-dioxygenase → MTMEFARPSRPRSHIPAEPGKPYFIEKGMGDRAHLFTDLVTVYAGGEQTENAFNFFTVEGPRGEVIPAHVHSDTYEVFYITDGAVRLFVEDLAGEQHERLLTAGDFGFVPKNCPHAYRIERHHSRVVGVAAGPGGTFERFFESLGVPTEELGLPPEPYVPRPQQFATVPERYDVRFLPGHQWRTGS